CTGGTAATATTTGGTATTCTTCTATATTATGTTATTTCACAAGCTAGTGTTAATAGTTCGAGAGTTTTGACTTCCTCCCACCGTTAACCCTTGGGGCAAGTGTGAGGGATTCCAAAAATCACTATTTAAGTCGATCACCGCCAAACGGAGTACCGTTATAGTGGGAGGCTTCTTATGGAGATCGTCCTAAACGTTGAATCACTGTAAAGCTCTGAACATATCTAAACATTGCTGTTCATTTTCTTTATTTTCTTTTTCAAGGACTGAATGTATTCTCGCAACACATCACTTTTATTCAAATCAACTAGCTGACAATATAGCTCTAGTGTTTTTAATTCGTCTGCTGTAATCCGAATCTCTAACCTTTCCGTTTGTTTAGCCATTGACATGCCGTGCAATTATACGTACAATAATCGTATAAAACAAAAATATAATCTGCAATGTACGCCATCAAAGTAGAGCTAAAACTAAATAATAAAGAGCAAACTTTGATGCGTAAACATTCTGGTTATGCACGTTTTGTTTATAACTACGGCTTGGCACTGACACAGGGTTTGCACTCTGCTGGAGTAAAAGGAAGTATCACTAAACAGATAAACGAAATAAAGAAAGTATTCACCAACTACACCAAAAAGCAACCAGAAAATCAATGGATGAACGAGCTATCGTCCAAGGTTTATCAACGAGCTTTTATGGATTTAGGACAGGCTTACCAAAGATGGGCTAAAGGGTTATCTGGTAAACCTGTCTTGAAATCGAAGAAGAATGGAGATTCGTTTACTGTTTACGACAGCAATGGCAAGGTTTTAATCTTGTTTGGCAAAAAGATAAAGATTCCGACTTTAGGGACTTTTCGTCTCAAAGAAGCGAACCCGTGTTCGTACTGCACGCAAACTTTTACTATCAGTCGCCAAGCTGATAAATGGTACGTATCTTTTGCAGTAGATGCTGATAGAATACCGCCAACTTATCACCCACAAGAAGCGGTAGGAATTGATTTAGGCGTGAAATGTTTTTGCACCCTCAGTGATGGTTTCCAAATTGAAGCCCCCAAGCCTTATAAAAGAGCGAAAACCAAGCTAGCCAAGGCACAGTGGCGAAATCGAAATAAGCAATCTGGCAACCGTCGCCAAGGAATAAAACAGTCGAATAGAGCAAAGAAGTTTTATAACTCTATTGCCAAGAAACACGCTCGAATCGCCAATCAACGCCAAGATTTTCTGCATAAGACGACAACAGATATAAGCTGTAAGTTTTACCGGATTCGGATAGAAGACCTAAACGTTTCAGGAATGCTGGCTAATAGAAAACTTTCGTCAGCAATTTCTGATTTAGGATTTTACGAATTCCGTCGTCAACTAATCTACAAGTCTGAATTTTTCGGAACCAAGGTAGAGTTAGTTGACAGGTGGTATCCATCGTCAAAACTATGCTCAATCTGCGGGAACAAGCACGATAATCTGAAACTTTCTGACCGAGTTTATCAGTGTCAAGATAGATCGTGCTTGGCTCACACAATAACGATGGATAGGGATTTGAATGCGGCTTATAACTTGTTGAACGCACCATTGGATTTTGTACGGTTGGCTCAACCGGAAGTGACGCTCGTAGACAAGAAGTAGCCGACTACCTTGGCTGAAGCGAGAAATAAACCGCATTGTTCAGCAATGTATAAGTTTTATGGAGCAGTTAGGTAAATCTATGAATTTAGCTGTCATCAAGTTTTCTTCCGAAGACTGCGGTCTCTGCCACAAGATGTCTTTCTATGACAAAAAGGTGACAGAGGAATTGGGTTTGGAATTTATTGACGTGAAAATGCAGGATACAGCGACTTATCGGAAGTATCGTCAGATTCTGTTGACTCAATACCCTGATAAGTCACAGATGGGATGGCCCACCTACATTATTTGTGATTCGCCAGAAGGAGAATTTCAGATTTTGGGCGAGGTCAAAGGTGGTCATCCCAAAGGCGAATTTAGAAGTCGCTTGCAAGAAGTTCTCAATTCACCAGCGTCTAAGGAGAGTTAATCACCTCAAAAGATTTTACTTCTAGCACTGGACCAATCATTGCAGCAGTCATAACATCTTCACGCACAAGTCCCGTGACTTTTGCTTTCTGTCCTTGTTTGAGTAAATTTTTGTCTGTTCCTCTAAGGATTTCATATGTATCACCCTTATCACTAACTAGCGCCCAAGCCCCAGTACCAATATGACGACGTTCAACGGTACCTGTAACTGTGATGCTCATATTCGTAAAACTACTCCTAATGGGTGAGGAAGTGAGGGAGTCAGGGAGTCAGAGAGTGCGGGAGTGATTTCTCCCCTTGCTTCTGTTGCTTCCTCGTCTCCCCTATCTGGTGTTTAAGCTGGTTGTTCTTCGTTTTTGACAGCTAAACGAGCTAAACCGAAACATAACACGGCATTAACGATGAGGAACATACGGGCTAAGATACCACTGCCCAATCCCCAAACTGCAGGATCTAAAACTGCACTTACCGCTAAACACGCTGCTACACCTAGTGATGAACCGATGGCAAACCACTTCCATTTAGGATTTCCTAGCAAAAGCGCCATTAAGCCTAAGGGAATTAGTACGCTGGCAAACAGTGGGTTAAAAGCATCTGTTCCTTGAAGGGTATTGCCTAATTCAGGAATAGAACTGCCTAAGACACGGAAAGGCCATTGGGGAAGGTCAAAAATATAGATCCCCTTGAGAAAGAATAATCCAGAACTACCAGTGATCAATCCCCAAGACAAATTCCAACCCCAGCGGAACGGGAAGTAAACCCGTAAAAACCAAGCGAGGAGATAGGAACCGACGACCATCAAAATCTTGGGTAACAGCGCTATAGCACCGCCATCAATCCAAAAACCGGGGTTGAGATAGCCGCTATCCCGTAGCCAACGGAAGAAGTCTTGGAAAGAAATTTGCCCTTGAGTGGCTAATTGCACTGCAGCTTCTGCGTTGAGTTGTCCAGCGCCATAGTAGTTCAAACTGTCATCTTGAACACTTCGTGCTGACTGCTTGAGGACTTCGAGGATTTGGTCTGGTTCTTTGACGCCAGAGGCTTTTACTAATGCAGCAACACCAGCAACGTGGGGGGCTGCCATGCTTGTCCCCTGGAAGCCCATAAACACTCCAGTGCCTTTGTTATCCGGGTCGATGGTTTCTTGGAGAATCTTGCCTGCATCACTACCACCGGGGGCGGAGATGTCTACTCCGGCACCAAAGTTAGAATAGGGTGCGCGATCGCCATCTGGACCAAATGCCGAAACCCCAATAACATGGGGATAACGTGCTGG
This portion of the Brasilonema sennae CENA114 genome encodes:
- a CDS encoding CopG family transcriptional regulator, with the protein product MAKQTERLEIRITADELKTLELYCQLVDLNKSDVLREYIQSLKKKIKKMNSNV
- a CDS encoding RNA-guided endonuclease InsQ/TnpB family protein, yielding MYAIKVELKLNNKEQTLMRKHSGYARFVYNYGLALTQGLHSAGVKGSITKQINEIKKVFTNYTKKQPENQWMNELSSKVYQRAFMDLGQAYQRWAKGLSGKPVLKSKKNGDSFTVYDSNGKVLILFGKKIKIPTLGTFRLKEANPCSYCTQTFTISRQADKWYVSFAVDADRIPPTYHPQEAVGIDLGVKCFCTLSDGFQIEAPKPYKRAKTKLAKAQWRNRNKQSGNRRQGIKQSNRAKKFYNSIAKKHARIANQRQDFLHKTTTDISCKFYRIRIEDLNVSGMLANRKLSSAISDLGFYEFRRQLIYKSEFFGTKVELVDRWYPSSKLCSICGNKHDNLKLSDRVYQCQDRSCLAHTITMDRDLNAAYNLLNAPLDFVRLAQPEVTLVDKK
- a CDS encoding thioredoxin family protein, which translates into the protein MNLAVIKFSSEDCGLCHKMSFYDKKVTEELGLEFIDVKMQDTATYRKYRQILLTQYPDKSQMGWPTYIICDSPEGEFQILGEVKGGHPKGEFRSRLQEVLNSPASKES
- a CDS encoding DUF5942 domain-containing protein, which translates into the protein MRKLILFCLFVIGLSVALFNFMNFQGLAAKGEFETIVLNFREDIPKEVLQQDLQTIAQQYNVTPELDNQYSAKDNVYIVKGDKQRLKELKKSPLAQAMDFIEPNYIYKIPKPGKATWLGELLDPSQEADEAKPAFKGANDPYYSKQWNLHNIHVEGAWTQTKGKDITVAVIDSGVTRVRDLIETEFVPGYDFVHDRVEANDDNGHGTHVAGTIAQSTNNSYGVAGIAYEAKLMPLKVLNEYGGGTVADIAAAIKFAADNGADVINMSLGGGGESHLMKDAIDYAHRKGVIIIAAAGNENQNSASYPARYPHVIGVSAFGPDGDRAPYSNFGAGVDISAPGGSDAGKILQETIDPDNKGTGVFMGFQGTSMAAPHVAGVAALVKASGVKEPDQILEVLKQSARSVQDDSLNYYGAGQLNAEAAVQLATQGQISFQDFFRWLRDSGYLNPGFWIDGGAIALLPKILMVVGSYLLAWFLRVYFPFRWGWNLSWGLITGSSGLFFLKGIYIFDLPQWPFRVLGSSIPELGNTLQGTDAFNPLFASVLIPLGLMALLLGNPKWKWFAIGSSLGVAACLAVSAVLDPAVWGLGSGILARMFLIVNAVLCFGLARLAVKNEEQPA